The Ktedonobacterales bacterium genome has a segment encoding these proteins:
- a CDS encoding SDR family oxidoreductase — MGYRSIFRDGLFNEQVIIVSGGGTGIGRCIAHELASLGAAVVVCSRKLANVERTRDEILASGGKALALPCDIRSAEQVEALVDTIIERFGKIDGLVNNGGGQFISPAQDIRLKGWNAVIETNLTGAFLMCKNAMLRSMRDHGGAIVNILMDLWSGFPGMAHSSAARAGVENLTKTLAVEWAPYHIRINSVAPGIIQSSGLSNYDPAVLKDIVSYIPARRLGSESEVAAAVTFLLSPAASYITGDTLRVDGASSLWRTNYDIAEHTPAQPYHGFEE; from the coding sequence ATGGGCTATCGCTCCATCTTTCGAGATGGCCTCTTCAACGAGCAGGTCATCATCGTCAGCGGCGGGGGTACCGGCATTGGCCGCTGTATCGCGCATGAGCTGGCGAGCCTGGGCGCAGCCGTCGTCGTCTGTTCGCGCAAGCTCGCCAACGTGGAGCGTACCCGCGATGAGATTCTGGCGTCGGGCGGCAAGGCGCTGGCGCTGCCCTGCGACATTCGCAGCGCCGAGCAGGTGGAAGCCCTGGTGGACACGATCATAGAGCGATTCGGCAAGATTGATGGGCTGGTCAACAACGGCGGCGGCCAGTTCATCAGCCCTGCCCAGGACATCCGGCTCAAAGGCTGGAACGCCGTCATCGAAACGAATCTGACAGGCGCGTTTTTGATGTGCAAAAACGCCATGCTGCGCTCCATGCGCGATCACGGCGGCGCTATTGTCAATATCCTCATGGACCTCTGGAGCGGCTTTCCAGGCATGGCCCACAGCAGCGCGGCCCGCGCGGGCGTGGAGAATCTGACCAAAACGCTGGCGGTAGAATGGGCGCCCTATCACATTCGCATCAACAGCGTCGCTCCTGGTATCATTCAATCAAGTGGTTTGAGCAACTATGATCCCGCTGTCCTAAAAGATATTGTCAGCTATATCCCGGCCAGGCGTTTAGGCAGCGAAAGCGAAGTGGCGGCTGCTGTCACCTTTCTGCTTTCGCCTGCCGCCAGTTATATTACCGGCGATACCCTGCGCGTTGACGGCGCGAGTTCGCTCTGGCGAACTAATTACGACATAGCCGAACATACTCCAGCCCAACCCTACCACGGATTCGAGGAGTGA
- a CDS encoding DUF1028 domain-containing protein translates to MSLPSFRRTPSLPPRLPSQADRCVSTFSIVACDPATGDLGIAVESKFLAVGAVVPWAKAGVGAIATQSWANTTYGPKGLELLAQGKTPNEVMAALTEPDEHRAQRQVGIVDAKGQAATYTGGECFAWAGGIVGPNYSCQGNILVSEATVQALARTFEATAGGLWDRLLAALAAGQAAGGDSRGQESAALLVVREAGGYGGFNDRFIDLRVDDHPHPIEELARLLDLHKLYLFKTNPADLVPIDEAIARELQGVLKRVGDYQGAISGVYDEATRNAFNAFSMRENLEDRWVEGPQIDGVALRFIRQRFVQS, encoded by the coding sequence GTGTCGTTACCATCTTTCCGGCGAACACCATCGCTTCCCCCACGTCTTCCCTCGCAAGCTGACCGATGTGTCTCCACGTTTTCCATTGTTGCCTGCGATCCTGCCACTGGCGATCTGGGAATTGCCGTCGAGTCAAAGTTCCTGGCTGTGGGCGCAGTAGTACCCTGGGCGAAAGCAGGGGTAGGAGCCATTGCTACCCAATCATGGGCGAATACCACCTATGGACCAAAAGGGCTGGAACTGCTGGCCCAGGGAAAGACTCCCAATGAAGTGATGGCCGCGCTGACTGAGCCGGATGAACACCGCGCGCAGCGGCAGGTGGGCATTGTGGACGCCAAAGGCCAGGCGGCAACCTATACGGGCGGTGAATGTTTTGCCTGGGCTGGTGGCATCGTCGGACCAAACTATAGCTGCCAGGGCAATATCCTGGTCAGCGAGGCCACAGTGCAGGCGCTGGCGCGCACGTTTGAGGCCACAGCGGGCGGCCTGTGGGATCGCTTGCTAGCGGCGTTGGCGGCTGGTCAGGCGGCTGGTGGTGATAGTCGCGGCCAGGAATCGGCGGCGCTGCTGGTGGTCCGCGAGGCTGGCGGCTACGGGGGTTTCAATGACCGCTTTATTGATCTGCGGGTTGATGACCATCCGCACCCCATCGAGGAGCTGGCGCGTTTGCTTGATCTGCACAAGCTCTATCTTTTTAAGACGAACCCTGCTGACCTTGTGCCGATTGATGAGGCCATCGCCCGCGAACTTCAAGGGGTACTCAAGCGGGTGGGTGATTACCAGGGGGCCATCAGCGGGGTCTACGATGAAGCGACGCGCAACGCTTTCAATGCGTTCAGTATGCGCGAGAACCTGGAAGATCGTTGGGTGGAAGGGCCGCAGATTGATGGGGTCGCGCTGCGCTTTATTCGCCAGCGTTTTGTCCAATCGTGA
- a CDS encoding DUF983 domain-containing protein produces MLKESLILFWRGICLACPVCGEGRIFSGWFKMHDDCPVCGFHFEREEGYFTGAMAVNLVATELLLAAVAIPLALLPGMSLLLFVLVGGALAILLPLLFYRHSKGLWMSLDHIFHPVED; encoded by the coding sequence TTGCTCAAAGAAAGCCTCATCTTATTTTGGCGGGGAATATGCCTGGCCTGCCCGGTCTGTGGTGAAGGTCGAATTTTTTCTGGCTGGTTCAAGATGCATGACGACTGTCCTGTCTGCGGCTTTCATTTCGAGCGCGAAGAAGGCTATTTTACCGGCGCGATGGCCGTCAATCTGGTTGCTACCGAACTGCTGCTGGCGGCTGTTGCTATCCCGCTGGCCCTTCTGCCTGGAATGTCACTTCTCCTGTTTGTACTGGTTGGTGGCGCGTTAGCTATCCTCCTGCCGCTCCTCTTTTATCGCCACTCCAAGGGACTCTGGATGAGCCTCGATCACATCTTCCACCCTGTTGAGGATTGA
- a CDS encoding ABC transporter permease, which translates to MVQFIIKRVIGLIFVVFGVSFVTFIMGYLAPGDPIIGLCGVHCTGGIHERLLHTYGLDVPWYQQYWNYITHALRGDFGLSFENLGQKVTSYIGPPLLVSVQLGLMAFALTLLVGIPVGIFAALRRNTWMDTASMGVMLFLFALPTFVLIPLYQLLMVLFVQKFGMESPPLPISGWEGGPEYKIVPVVVLAAVGMGFFARLTRTVMLEVLGQDYVRTARSKGLRERVVIYTHALRNAMIPLLTVIGPSLAFIVTGAFITELLMSVPGIGFITINSISTRDWPVVQATVMLLALTVVVMNFLTDIAYSIVDPRIRLS; encoded by the coding sequence TTGGTACAATTCATTATCAAACGTGTGATAGGCTTGATTTTTGTAGTGTTTGGGGTCTCGTTTGTCACCTTCATCATGGGGTATCTTGCGCCAGGCGATCCCATCATTGGCTTGTGCGGCGTCCATTGTACTGGCGGTATCCATGAAAGGCTGCTCCACACCTACGGGCTTGACGTACCCTGGTACCAACAATATTGGAACTACATCACCCACGCGCTGCGTGGTGACTTTGGCCTTTCCTTTGAGAATCTGGGCCAGAAAGTGACCAGTTATATTGGCCCCCCATTGCTGGTTTCCGTGCAGCTAGGACTCATGGCTTTTGCCTTGACGCTGCTGGTGGGCATTCCGGTGGGCATCTTCGCGGCGCTGCGCCGCAACACCTGGATGGACACCGCCAGCATGGGTGTGATGCTCTTCCTGTTTGCGCTGCCCACGTTTGTACTCATCCCCCTCTACCAATTGCTGATGGTGCTCTTTGTCCAGAAGTTCGGCATGGAGAGTCCGCCGCTGCCCATCTCTGGCTGGGAGGGTGGACCGGAATATAAAATCGTGCCTGTAGTGGTCCTGGCGGCAGTTGGTATGGGATTCTTTGCGCGGCTGACCCGTACCGTCATGTTGGAGGTGCTGGGCCAGGATTACGTGCGTACCGCGCGCTCCAAGGGGCTGCGCGAGCGAGTCGTGATCTATACGCACGCGCTGCGCAACGCGATGATTCCTCTGCTGACGGTCATTGGCCCATCACTGGCCTTTATTGTCACCGGGGCTTTTATCACCGAGTTGTTGATGTCTGTGCCGGGCATCGGCTTTATCACCATCAATTCGATCTCGACCCGCGACTGGCCGGTGGTGCAGGCAACAGTGATGCTGCTGGCGCTGACAGTCGTGGTGATGAACTTCCTCACGGATATTGCCTATAGCATTGTCGATCCGCGCATCCGGCTTTCGTGA
- a CDS encoding peptide ABC transporter substrate-binding protein produces MRKKMFIVSQALLFMGVLGIVFAGCGTPQGSDLADKQIFTYPIVASQDVKTLDPALITDLYSAQVISLIGSGLVSLDPKTLAVKPNLASSWDVSADGKSYTFHIRPNLKFSNGDPLTANDFAYAIDRAFGPDIFGTSYTPDYYLGGQGGINAGIVGGEDRGNGKIPSMIGQGLVVVNDTTLQINITGPALWFLEALTYPVSYPVDKKVVDQFGASWWDGHFVGAGPFELKSFQHKVKLVAVPNPNWWGDKPTLTEVDMPIIADSTTSWNNFQANQVDVSPVPAADYNIAKAYGPSRFYEGPSLSVGYVAPNSKVAPFDNVTVRQAFAESVDRDKLANQVLSGASLPSNHIVPQGMPGYNANLKGLPFDPNDAKAKLLSVYPDVSKMPAVTLEYSKSVTGDKLYAAMQQDWQTYLGVHVNLNAVDFGQLLNDVGSKNAAGIYPNQFYALGWIADYPDPQDFMDLVISTSSNNNMNFSNTDVDGLVAKGDSGLDANARLGFYNQAEEIAVQQVAWIPITQGKTIYVFQKWVSGYNVSAQGTTPDIAWSSVKILKHS; encoded by the coding sequence ATGCGGAAGAAAATGTTTATTGTCTCTCAGGCGCTCCTCTTTATGGGAGTGCTTGGCATTGTCTTCGCGGGCTGCGGGACGCCGCAAGGCTCTGACCTTGCAGATAAGCAGATATTCACGTACCCCATCGTGGCGTCGCAGGATGTCAAGACGCTCGACCCCGCGTTAATCACAGACCTGTACTCTGCTCAGGTGATTAGCCTGATAGGAAGTGGCCTGGTGTCGCTCGATCCCAAGACACTTGCGGTGAAGCCAAACCTCGCCAGCAGTTGGGATGTCTCAGCGGATGGCAAGAGCTACACCTTCCACATTCGCCCCAACCTCAAGTTCTCCAACGGTGATCCGCTGACGGCAAATGATTTTGCCTATGCCATTGACCGCGCGTTTGGTCCAGACATATTCGGTACGTCGTATACGCCGGACTACTACCTGGGCGGTCAGGGTGGTATCAATGCCGGGATCGTTGGTGGCGAAGATCGCGGCAACGGCAAAATCCCCTCAATGATCGGCCAGGGGCTGGTGGTCGTCAATGACACGACCCTCCAGATCAACATTACTGGCCCGGCCCTCTGGTTCCTGGAAGCCCTGACCTATCCCGTCAGCTATCCAGTTGACAAGAAAGTCGTCGATCAGTTTGGCGCGTCCTGGTGGGATGGACACTTTGTAGGCGCAGGCCCCTTCGAACTCAAGTCCTTCCAGCATAAGGTGAAACTGGTCGCGGTGCCGAACCCCAACTGGTGGGGCGACAAGCCCACGTTGACCGAAGTTGACATGCCGATTATTGCCGACTCCACCACATCGTGGAACAACTTCCAGGCCAACCAGGTTGATGTTTCCCCTGTTCCCGCGGCAGACTACAACATTGCCAAGGCGTATGGCCCCAGCAGGTTCTACGAAGGCCCGTCGCTGTCGGTTGGCTATGTTGCCCCCAACAGCAAGGTCGCTCCCTTCGATAACGTGACGGTGCGCCAGGCGTTCGCGGAATCCGTTGACCGCGATAAGCTTGCCAACCAGGTTCTTTCGGGCGCGAGCCTCCCATCCAATCATATCGTCCCGCAAGGCATGCCGGGGTACAATGCGAATCTGAAGGGCCTGCCCTTCGATCCAAATGATGCCAAGGCCAAGCTGCTTTCGGTCTATCCTGATGTGAGCAAGATGCCAGCAGTCACGCTGGAGTATTCGAAGAGTGTGACTGGTGACAAGCTGTACGCAGCCATGCAGCAGGACTGGCAGACCTACCTGGGCGTGCATGTGAACCTGAACGCGGTAGACTTCGGACAACTGCTCAATGATGTCGGCAGCAAGAACGCTGCGGGCATTTACCCGAATCAGTTCTACGCGCTCGGCTGGATCGCTGACTATCCTGATCCGCAGGACTTCATGGATCTGGTGATCAGCACTTCGAGCAACAACAACATGAACTTCAGCAACACTGATGTAGACGGACTGGTTGCGAAGGGCGATTCAGGGCTGGATGCCAACGCGCGCCTCGGTTTCTACAATCAGGCTGAAGAGATTGCTGTCCAGCAAGTGGCCTGGATTCCCATCACGCAGGGCAAGACCATCTATGTCTTCCAGAAGTGGGTGTCGGGCTACAACGTGTCTGCTCAGGGGACGACCCCTGACATTGCCTGGTCGTCTGTCAAGATTCTGAAGCATTCCTGA
- a CDS encoding ABC transporter permease, producing MDLQKSSEHEIQEPMAAGLFQIELEVPAVLEETGAKGPAVSPLRESLRRLRRDKRAMTSVFVLGVVFFISIVFPPIYEHVGQTFELHPAPGFVVSLPSTLYHSPDYQDATRLINMPNGMHWLGTDDAGQDILARLLKGWQVSIFVAIAVEIQDILFGVFFGVLAGYFGGMVDTILARFTDLMFAFPGLLFVILVTAIFGQPFQLQTEKIFGHGFAPYGRIVLAALVIGFIVWPQMARFMRGQTLQLKEQQFIEAARTNGSSNFKIIRRHILPNIASLVIVVSTLNMAATVVAEGALSLLGLGVQRPGSSLGLMIFQYSSYLQAFPFEIIWPILALVILVLSFSFIGDGLRDAFDPRSKD from the coding sequence ATGGATCTGCAAAAGAGTTCTGAACATGAGATCCAGGAGCCGATGGCGGCTGGCCTTTTTCAGATCGAACTGGAAGTGCCTGCGGTCCTTGAGGAAACTGGGGCCAAAGGGCCAGCAGTTTCGCCGCTCCGTGAATCACTGAGGCGCTTGCGGCGCGATAAGCGTGCCATGACCTCGGTGTTCGTCCTGGGTGTTGTTTTCTTTATCTCCATAGTCTTTCCCCCCATTTACGAGCATGTCGGTCAGACCTTTGAGCTTCACCCGGCTCCTGGGTTTGTGGTGTCCCTCCCCTCCACGCTGTATCACAGCCCGGACTATCAAGACGCTACGCGCCTGATCAACATGCCCAACGGGATGCACTGGCTGGGGACCGATGATGCCGGCCAGGATATTCTGGCGCGGCTGCTCAAAGGCTGGCAGGTCTCAATATTCGTTGCGATAGCTGTTGAGATACAGGATATTCTCTTCGGCGTCTTCTTTGGCGTCCTGGCCGGCTATTTTGGCGGCATGGTTGATACGATCCTCGCCCGCTTCACGGACCTGATGTTCGCGTTCCCTGGCCTGCTCTTTGTCATTCTGGTTACGGCCATTTTTGGGCAGCCATTTCAGCTTCAGACTGAAAAGATTTTCGGTCATGGGTTTGCTCCGTATGGGAGGATAGTGCTGGCGGCGCTGGTCATCGGATTCATCGTCTGGCCTCAAATGGCTCGCTTCATGCGCGGTCAGACGCTGCAACTCAAAGAACAGCAGTTCATTGAAGCCGCGCGCACGAATGGGTCGAGCAATTTCAAGATCATCAGGCGCCACATCCTGCCAAATATTGCCAGCCTGGTTATCGTTGTCTCCACGCTGAACATGGCCGCGACGGTAGTCGCCGAAGGCGCGCTGAGCCTGCTTGGCCTGGGTGTGCAGCGTCCGGGGTCCAGCCTGGGACTGATGATCTTCCAGTATTCAAGCTATCTCCAGGCGTTCCCCTTTGAGATCATATGGCCGATCCTTGCTCTGGTCATCCTGGTGCTTTCCTTCTCCTTCATTGGCGATGGTTTGCGCGATGCCTTTGACCCACGCTCAAAAGATTAA
- a CDS encoding dipeptide ABC transporter ATP-binding protein produces MEKTLEVAAGTTLLEVKDLKVYFPVRGGLLGRTSANVKAVDGVDMTVKQGETLGLVGESGCGKSTTGRAILQLIKPTAGSVRFKNQELTSLKANRVRQMRADMQMIFQDPYGSLDPRFTVGELVAEPLQNFQSGSRTDIRRRVEELLEVVGLNPKYINRFPHEFSGGQRQRIGIARALALNPAFVVCDEPVSALDVSIQAQVLNLLQDLQERFGLTYLFIAHNLSVVRYISDRVAVMYLGRVVEVAERDALYEKPLHPYTQALLSAIPVPDPEIESQRQRIILEGDVPSPLNPPSGCPFHPRCWKAQQICRTEVPRLERKDSEHLAACFFPG; encoded by the coding sequence ATGGAGAAGACTCTTGAAGTTGCAGCGGGTACCACGCTGCTGGAAGTCAAAGATTTGAAGGTCTATTTTCCTGTGCGTGGCGGGTTGCTGGGAAGGACAAGCGCCAATGTCAAAGCGGTGGATGGGGTGGACATGACGGTCAAGCAAGGGGAGACGTTAGGGTTGGTTGGTGAAAGCGGCTGTGGCAAATCAACCACCGGGCGCGCTATCCTGCAATTGATTAAGCCAACGGCTGGCTCTGTTCGCTTTAAAAATCAAGAGCTAACAAGCCTGAAAGCGAACAGGGTTCGCCAGATGCGCGCCGATATGCAAATGATCTTTCAAGACCCCTATGGCTCGCTTGACCCCCGCTTTACTGTCGGAGAGCTTGTCGCTGAGCCTCTCCAAAACTTCCAGTCTGGCTCAAGGACAGACATCCGCCGCCGGGTTGAGGAACTGCTTGAAGTGGTGGGCCTCAATCCCAAATATATCAACCGCTTCCCCCATGAGTTCAGCGGCGGCCAGCGTCAGCGTATTGGTATCGCCCGCGCGCTGGCGTTGAATCCAGCATTTGTGGTCTGTGATGAGCCGGTCAGCGCCCTGGATGTCTCGATTCAGGCGCAGGTGCTGAACCTTTTGCAAGACCTGCAAGAGCGTTTCGGCCTGACGTATCTCTTCATCGCGCACAATCTTTCTGTGGTCAGATATATCAGTGACCGCGTCGCGGTGATGTATCTGGGGCGAGTCGTTGAAGTGGCAGAACGCGATGCGCTCTATGAAAAGCCGCTGCACCCCTATACCCAGGCGCTGCTTTCAGCGATTCCGGTCCCCGATCCAGAGATCGAAAGCCAGCGCCAGCGGATTATTCTGGAGGGCGACGTACCCAGCCCACTCAATCCGCCCAGTGGCTGCCCATTTCACCCGCGCTGCTGGAAAGCGCAGCAGATTTGCCGCACTGAGGTACCGCGTCTGGAGCGCAAAGACAGCGAACATCTGGCCGCCTGCTTTTTCCCAGGATAA
- a CDS encoding FKBP-type peptidyl-prolyl cis-trans isomerase, whose protein sequence is MPPIEKTKKPTAGAADSRAKGSQKASQRQAAQPGPKGEKEPEAAEPAAGGARERKASSKLPASASKERKSAASRVEARERKLTPQQQAHLARARRRQLNQRLGLGAIAVIVIVVIVVVVQQAITKNEEATRLANLHAAATSTAIVKATATENAHCPAIPPTLTETPVKLKSDLQYIDTTVGTGPAVKAGDTISVQYIGWIESTNVKFDCSYDHGTDGQPTKFQLIGGPNGVIQGWVDGIPGMKAGGKRRLIIPPALAYGEAGIPGQNEGDPPLVPPNTTLIFDVQLVSIDTASS, encoded by the coding sequence ATGCCACCAATTGAAAAAACCAAAAAACCCACTGCTGGGGCTGCCGATAGTCGCGCAAAGGGTTCTCAAAAGGCAAGCCAACGCCAGGCCGCTCAACCTGGCCCCAAGGGAGAGAAGGAACCAGAAGCAGCAGAGCCAGCGGCAGGAGGGGCGCGCGAACGCAAGGCCAGCTCAAAACTTCCGGCGTCTGCCTCTAAAGAGCGTAAATCGGCTGCCTCGCGCGTTGAAGCGCGTGAACGCAAGCTCACCCCTCAGCAGCAAGCCCACCTGGCGCGCGCCCGTCGCCGCCAACTCAACCAGCGGCTAGGGTTAGGGGCCATTGCCGTGATAGTGATCGTGGTGATCGTGGTGGTTGTTCAGCAGGCCATTACGAAGAATGAAGAGGCGACACGCCTGGCAAATCTACACGCCGCAGCCACCTCTACCGCTATCGTGAAAGCCACCGCAACCGAAAATGCCCACTGCCCTGCCATTCCGCCCACGCTGACCGAAACCCCGGTCAAATTGAAAAGCGATCTCCAATATATTGACACCACTGTAGGGACAGGGCCAGCAGTTAAAGCAGGCGATACCATCAGCGTGCAGTATATAGGCTGGATAGAATCAACCAACGTCAAGTTCGATTGTTCCTACGATCACGGTACCGACGGGCAGCCAACCAAGTTCCAGCTTATAGGTGGGCCTAACGGTGTTATTCAAGGCTGGGTTGATGGGATTCCTGGCATGAAAGCTGGCGGGAAGCGTCGGCTCATCATTCCCCCGGCGCTTGCCTATGGAGAAGCTGGTATTCCCGGTCAAAATGAAGGCGACCCACCATTAGTTCCACCCAACACGACGCTTATCTTCGACGTTCAATTAGTGAGCATTGACACAGCGAGCAGTTAA
- a CDS encoding plastocyanin/azurin family copper-binding protein, protein MKKVALLALLALAVSLLAACGGSDNSGNTGNNGGSNTITMGVQTFSTNSITITKGSTITFTNDPNSGTEHILLIGTQGTPATNETGAPDFGANGQTIQVGKSFTTGAWNTAGTFHVTCALHPTTMNLTVTVPG, encoded by the coding sequence GTGAAAAAAGTAGCTCTTCTCGCTCTGCTTGCTCTGGCTGTCTCTCTGCTTGCAGCTTGTGGCGGCTCTGACAATAGCGGCAATACTGGCAACAATGGCGGTTCCAACACTATTACGATGGGTGTGCAGACGTTCAGCACAAACTCGATTACGATTACCAAAGGCAGCACGATTACCTTTACGAACGACCCGAACAGCGGCACAGAGCATATTCTGCTGATTGGAACCCAGGGTACCCCTGCTACTAACGAAACAGGCGCGCCTGACTTTGGCGCAAACGGCCAGACTATCCAGGTGGGGAAAAGCTTCACGACAGGAGCCTGGAACACTGCCGGTACCTTTCATGTCACCTGCGCCCTTCATCCGACAACGATGAATCTGACTGTCACTGTACCCGGCTAG
- a CDS encoding ABC transporter ATP-binding protein, with protein MQKLLEVKNLKTNFYTRGGVVKAVDGVSFHIKEGETLGIVGESGSGKSVTALSVMRLVASPPGKIEAGSEIVFGGDNIMELTEDELHELRGGKISMIFQDPMTSLNPVFSVGFQISESVKTHLKLTGKAAEARTLEMMERVRIPDARRRLKSYPHEFSGGMRQRVMIAIALSCNPQLLIADEPTTALDVTIQAQILDLMRALSKEFQTAVMLITHDLGVVAGMCQRVVVMYAGRVMEEAPTSQLFARPAHPYTKALLQSIPRLVDDKKERLAPIKGQPPDLVNLPPGCPFAPRCAKVQDRCQVETPPLEEVADNQMAACFYPF; from the coding sequence ATGCAGAAGCTCTTGGAGGTGAAAAACCTCAAGACAAATTTCTACACCCGTGGCGGTGTGGTCAAGGCCGTTGACGGAGTGAGTTTTCACATCAAAGAGGGGGAAACCCTTGGCATTGTGGGCGAGAGCGGCTCAGGGAAGAGCGTGACCGCCCTCTCCGTCATGCGCCTGGTTGCCAGCCCGCCAGGGAAGATAGAGGCCGGGAGCGAGATCGTCTTTGGTGGCGATAACATCATGGAACTGACGGAGGACGAATTACACGAACTCCGTGGCGGCAAAATCTCGATGATTTTCCAGGATCCGATGACCTCGCTCAACCCGGTCTTTTCGGTGGGCTTCCAGATCTCTGAGTCGGTAAAGACCCATCTTAAGCTGACCGGCAAGGCCGCCGAGGCTCGGACGCTGGAGATGATGGAGCGCGTGCGCATTCCTGACGCGCGCCGACGCTTGAAGAGCTACCCGCATGAGTTCAGTGGTGGCATGCGTCAGCGTGTCATGATTGCCATCGCGCTCTCTTGCAATCCCCAATTGTTGATTGCCGATGAGCCGACAACCGCGCTGGATGTGACGATTCAGGCGCAGATTCTTGACCTGATGAGAGCACTCAGCAAAGAGTTCCAGACGGCGGTGATGCTCATTACCCACGATCTGGGTGTCGTTGCGGGGATGTGCCAACGGGTCGTAGTGATGTACGCCGGGCGGGTAATGGAAGAAGCGCCAACCTCACAACTGTTCGCCAGGCCCGCCCACCCTTATACGAAGGCGCTCTTGCAGTCCATCCCACGTCTGGTGGACGACAAAAAAGAGCGCCTTGCTCCTATTAAGGGGCAGCCGCCTGATCTGGTGAACCTGCCCCCTGGGTGTCCCTTCGCACCGCGCTGCGCCAAAGTGCAGGACCGCTGCCAGGTGGAGACACCACCTCTGGAAGAGGTGGCTGACAATCAAATGGCCGCCTGCTTCTATCCGTTTTAA
- a CDS encoding alpha/beta hydrolase has protein sequence MQEHRIVVNGTELFYAEEGNGPPCVFLHGGPGLDHQEFVPWLSPLATSARLIYLDHRGNGRSQRIAPEQFTTAAVVEDVEALRLALGFEQMAVLGHSFGGFIALSYALAHPSSVSRLIVSCSAPSYDIGAEVEEQLAAFGDPKVEAAFARENEIQSDEDMRAIILDELPFYFATYPDEIRRVAEDWAERTRYSAALSSWWSVNQMPLYDVRPRLGEARMPTLILAGRHDRVCSLNPAQIMLQGIPGARLVIFEHSGHMPQMEESDRYIQAVRDFLTGT, from the coding sequence GTGCAAGAGCATCGCATAGTCGTCAACGGGACTGAACTCTTCTACGCTGAAGAAGGAAATGGGCCGCCGTGTGTGTTTTTACATGGTGGCCCAGGGCTGGATCATCAGGAATTCGTTCCCTGGCTCTCGCCCCTGGCGACCAGCGCCCGGCTGATCTACCTCGATCACCGGGGGAATGGACGTTCACAGCGTATTGCGCCAGAGCAGTTTACGACGGCTGCGGTGGTGGAGGATGTCGAGGCGCTGCGCCTGGCGCTTGGGTTCGAGCAGATGGCTGTCCTGGGTCATTCGTTTGGCGGATTTATCGCTCTCAGCTACGCTCTGGCCCACCCTTCGTCTGTTTCGCGCCTGATTGTTAGCTGCTCCGCGCCCAGTTACGATATTGGGGCGGAAGTAGAAGAACAACTGGCCGCTTTTGGTGATCCGAAAGTCGAAGCTGCTTTTGCCCGCGAAAATGAGATACAATCTGATGAAGATATGCGGGCGATCATCCTCGATGAACTGCCATTCTACTTTGCTACGTATCCTGATGAGATCAGGCGCGTGGCTGAAGATTGGGCGGAGCGCACGCGCTATTCTGCGGCCCTTTCAAGCTGGTGGAGTGTCAATCAGATGCCGCTCTATGACGTGCGCCCGCGTCTAGGCGAGGCTCGTATGCCTACGCTTATTCTGGCCGGGAGGCATGACCGCGTGTGCAGCCTGAACCCGGCGCAAATAATGCTCCAGGGTATCCCTGGAGCACGGCTGGTTATCTTTGAGCACAGCGGCCATATGCCTCAGATGGAGGAATCAGATCGCTATATCCAGGCGGTACGGGACTTTTTGACAGGGACGTAA